The sequence GCCTTTAAATTCAGCTGCAACATTATCAACACGGACTGTTATACCCGGAACCAATTGTGGGGTGCCGTCAGCAGTTCCGCTGAAGGAAATTTCACCTGCCTTGCTGATATCAAGCGCTGCCCTGGACAGTGATTCCGCCTCCCTTGTGTTGCAGACAGGCATATCCACCAGCTGTTTTTCAGTTGCAAGATGTTCAGCATTTTTACTTAACTGAAAATCAATATAGGCGCCTGTGACAGACTCTGTAATTTTACTGCCGTTAAGCTCTGCCAAAAAAGGGTTCCATCCATTTGTGTAAACAGATTTTAATGAACGGGAACTGTTTACTTCAAAACGGCATTCATGGAGGTTCTGGCCGGCAGTAAGATTAAAATCAGGATCAGAAACACAAAGATCAAAAACGTTAATGCTGTTTTGATGATAGAAGAAAAAACATCCTGAATCACGGCAGATTCTGGTAACAAAATCAATATCGCTTTCATTAAACTGAACCACTCTTTCCCATTCGGTAAGGGCGCTTTTTTCCACTACCGGAATATCACACATCTCTTTAAAAATGTCTGAGGCCGTCACTTGAGTATACGTTGTTGTATGCTGTGTTTTACAGAGAGCAATAAGAGGGTCATACCCCCGTATTGATGTTGTAATAACGCCTTGGGGGCCGTAATAATACTCAATTGCCGTAAAAATACCTTTAAAAAGAGGTTCTGCCTCACCCCGGATAGTAACTGCAAACTCCGAACCGGGAACCAGACTGTCAGAAGCAACAACCGGCCCTTCATTATCTGAAAATTCTATCTCACAGACAGATGGAACACAAAGTTTTTGAATAACGGTAATCCCCGTTATTTTTTTTACAATGCCTGGGAACAGTGGTGCACCGTTTATTTCAATATCTATATCAGGAAGTGTTGTTAATATTTTCATAAAAGTTTTGTCAGTGCCTCTATGGGTGGAATTTTTAATAATTTATTTTCATAGTGTTGCGCAATGTCCGTAATACCGTTAAATGATGCAAGTATACGCCACAGAGATGGTGTGTTGTAATAACGGTCGGCAATGGCATCCAGTCTGTCATTCAAGATCGTAATAATTGATTCGTTTTCCAGCGCTTCAAGGATATCAGACTGCTGATAGGGAGAGGTTATGTCCAGTGCGTCAATAAGGTCGGCAGAATTGTTGATTAACCAGATTAGTTTTTCAATCAGATCAGAGATGGTAAACTCATCTTTAATTCTTCGTAACCGTAACGTTACCCAGGAACGTCTTGGCACACCACTCTTTGTAAAGTAATCAAGCCGTTCTGCAATATCCGTTATTACGCCGGGAATATTCCAGTTTTTGCCCCAGATCATCCTTACTGTTTTAGGACCTTTGGACCCGAACCCTCCGTATTTGTTTTCCGCCATTTCAAAAAAGGGCGCAGTAAAGTCTCTTACGTCACCGGAGATCAGCCCTGATCCTCTGATAGTAATGTCAAAAAGCAGTTCCATCTCAATATAAGTTACGCCTCCGCCGGTATAAAGCAGCGGCATATCGCTCTGGTTATAGCCTGAAATATGCCCGCCGATGGATTCCCGTTCTTTTACACCCGCACTTCTTTTAATGGTAACTGTTTCAGGATTCAGCATGCAGCTGATTCTTAGGTCATCCGGTTCCGTTAAAAATGCTACACGCTCCATAAGCCCCCTTTCTGTTCTGTTTCAAGGATTGTAATTCGTTCTGAAACGTTAATTGCCGGGTTGTATTTCCAGGCAGGAGGAGTGATTTCAGGCAGTTTGGGCCAGACACCCTTTGACGCAGATGTGTGAGTCTCTGCACTTGTTTTTATTTCAGAGTTCATAGTTTGTATGTTTTCAATATAACTATGGGGCTTTTGTCGGTTTTGGTTGTCCTTAGTGTTTAAAACCTGTTTTTCAATAAGCCTGAAATGCGTATCAGTATCAGTTTTTTTATCCCTGTTTAAGAGCCTTTTTGTTTTGGTTTGAATACCGGATTTTCTATTGGATTTAAAATTTGCACCACGTTTTTCAGATTTTATACGAAAGTCAAAATCACCTTTTGAATTACTTTCATATTGCGCTGTGGGTTGAGTCTGGGTGTTGATCGGCCAGGTTGGCCCATGGCTGTCATAAAAAATGGTTTTTGGTTTAGTTTTATTGTTTAAAAATGTTTTGTCAGTCTTAACTGACCCAGGCTTCTTTAGGTTGGCAAAAGGTTCATCAATTTCCTTTGACAAAATAGTGCTTTGGGGGGATGTCTTTTTTAAAAAAACGTTCGTAGAATCTGGTTTTTTTTCTATAAAATTGGGCGGTGTTTCTTTTCGGCTGTAGTCTTGTTTCCAACCTCTCTCGGGGGTGTTCTGAAATTCAGAAACTATATGTTCTTTTGTCCCCGGATGTATCCATGTCTTTGTTATTTTGTTGAATATACGATTTTCTTTTTTTTTTGTAAAAGCGTTCTGGGCATCATCGTTTATATGTTCAGTGGGTTTAAACGTATAATGAACATCTGTTTCTTTTTTGCTGACAGGGTCATCCGGTGTGTTAACGTGTCCGGTATCTGTTGTAAGGCCTGTGTGGTCGCTCCAGGCAAACCATTGAACCTCTCCTGCTGCAGCTATCTTTTCTGCCCACTCAGCAGGAGGCGCATTAGAAGTTAAAAAAGGTGCGGATTCATTTTGAAAAACCATCGCGTCTTTATTTACGGATGATGTTTCAACAAATTTATAAATTAAATCCGAGGCTTTTTTTAACAGCGTTGCAGTAAAAAAAGCCAGTTTTATTCCAGCGTTACTTTTTATCACCATTTCCACCACTTTGACCTGCACGCTGGAGCGCTTCATATACAAGGGTTACGCTTTCTATTGCGATTTCTTTTCCCATTGCATCAAGTTCAGCACCTGTCCATTCCGAGGCCCATGCATTGATCAGGTCCCATTGCATCACAGGCAGGCTTCCTGCGCTGTCCAGCAGCTGGATCGAGACATTTTTTCGTTCAATATTTCCGTTAACACCACTCATAAACCAGTCCCATAAAACCCTGGAATCCGTAAGACCGTATTTAAGTTCAATATCTCCATATTCAACCGGACCGGGTATTTTTCTCACAACCTGATTGTTACCTGCTTCCCGGTATGAAATGCTTTCTATTTTAACACCCATACCGCTGCATTCCATAAAGTGCCCTTCGGTCATGTCACCGATTAACAGTTTGAAATTATATGATCTGTAAGGATCTTGAACAGCCATGGTTTTATCGTTTTTGTCATTTGCCGGCATATTTTATCTCCTTTTTTGTCGTTTATTCTTCTTCACTTGTTTCTATACCGCCTTCAGACTGTCCTATTTTAAAGATGACAAACTCAGCGGGTTTTACAGGGGCGATGCCTATAACCGTCACGACCATTCCGGCATTGATCATATCAGAAGGATTGGTTTCCCCATCACACTTAACAAAAAATGCTTCTTCCGGCGTAGTGCCTTTAAGTGCACCCTGTCTCCAGAGCATGGTTAGAAAAGCGGATACATCCCGTTTAATGGAATTCCATAAGGTTGCATCATTGGGTTCAAAAACCACCCACTGTGTGCTTCTGGCAATGGATTCTTCAATCATGTTAAAAAGGCGCCTTACGTTAATGTACTTCCATTCGCTGCTGCTTTCAGCAAGGGTTCTGGCTCCCCATACCCTGATTCCCTGACCCGGGAAAAACCGAATGCAGTTCACGCCGTTAATGTTCAGCTCTCCTTGTTCCTCACGGGTGACACGGTAAGCAAGATCCAGAGCACCCCGGATCGGTTCATTGGCCGGTGCCTTATGAACGCCCCTTGTGGAATCAACCCTTGCGTATATTCCTGCGATGTGCCCTGAAGGCGGGACTGTAACCATTTTTTTAGGTGAAAGCGGATCTTTTACAACAAGCCAAGGAAAATAAAATGCGCCAAAACCGCTGTCCGATGTTCTGGCACGCAGCCCTTTTTCTTTAGGCGCCGGCGCGGCGGGACTATCATCCGAACCATCACTTGAACCGGTTGTTGGTTTTGGTGCAGCCACTTTTGTAAGGTTGTTAAACAGCGCTACCTGTTTGGGGGCGTCAAGCACCGCCACCCTGTCTTTCATTTTTTCACAATGCGTTAAAACAGCATCATAGGATGCAGGGTCCGTGTATCCGGGCGCAGCAACAATGGCAATTTCGTCAATTTCTTCAAAAAGGTCAAGGCCCTCACGTCCGGCCGCGCTGCTTCCGGAAAGAGTTCCGTCTTTCCCGACATTAACTATATAACAAAGGCCGCTGCAGTTTTGAAAAAAACCGAACACTGCCTGGGAAAGCCCAGTGCTCTGATCACCATCCGAAACAAATTCTTTTACAAACTGAAGCCAGTTTGTTACAGGGACAAGCTCATTTACATGTGCGCTATCATTTGGCGCCGTTCCAATAAAACCTACGGTACTTGTACCAACTGCCTCAATCGGCCTTGGGCCTGATGCTGTTTCTTCAACATAGATGCCCGGGGTCTGGTAGCTTAAAGCCATAGTAGTCTCCTTTTTTTGCTTATGCTGCACGTTGTACAATCGACATCAGCCATGTCTCGTTGTGGGTTAAGTCTGGATGTTGATGGACCAGGCCAGCCCATGGTTGTTATTTCATAATGTTACCTTTCAGAACATGTGGTTTTTGGACCAGTACGGGAGATTTTCTCTCTTTTTCACAGTTCAGAGGTATCTTTATTAACAGGGACGGTTTGGGCGTAAGGTTCAGTGCCTGCCATTCTGAAGGTAAAAGACCTTTTTGATCAACTTCAATCTCTTCATGACCAAGGGCTGCCACTGTCAGTGTTGTTACGGTATTGTTTATAAGGTGAATATCATCTGAAATAGCGGTGATAAGATATGTCAGAATTAGCTGTACTGTATTATTAACAGGCCTTGCCCCTGTTGTAACGGAGCTTGCTATCTCTTTAAGGTAGATAGAAACAACAGCCTTGTCACCCTGCTTTTCTGGGGCAAGCTCCGGGGTTACCTGGGTAATACCTGTTGTTTCAGTAATCCACGTTTCAAGCATGTTGTATATCTGTTCAGTATTTATCATTACTTTGTCCGGTTATGTAAGCTAAGAAAAATAAACGCTTATATGGTGCTGTAGCGTTTCCGTAAGTTGGTGCTAAACAGGTAAGGCCCATTTTAAGAAAACTTTATGGTCAGGATTAAACTTTTTGCGAATGAGTCAGTCATATTTGTTGAAAAATTACTGAACATAAATTGAACATTTTTAATGTTATCCATAAAAAATAGTGCCTGTCAAGTAAAGAATCGTGTTGTTTTATATGTAACTCGGAGTCGATATTTTCATCATACTATACAAAGCATTTGAGTGCGTAAAAAGTGAGCCTATGCTTTCATCCCATTGCCCTGCATCAGTGCGGTAACTGTAATTTAGGGGCCGCTAATTGGATATTGAAATTCACACGTTTATCCTGCACAATGCCCCCCATGATTTCCACAGACTACATTGAGGTGGCTGTTACCCTGCCTGTGAACCAGACTTTTGTTTACGGGATTCCCGATGCGTTCCGGGCTGGTGCCTGTCCCGGTATGCGGGTGCTGGTGCCCTTTGGACGGCGCAGGGTCACCGGTTATATCCTGGAGGAGAAAAAGGAAAGCGGGCCATATAAGACTAAAGATGTGCTGGATCTGCTGGATGATCACCCTCTGTTTCCCGAATCCGATATTGCTTTTTTTAAATGGGTGGCAGGCTATTATATCTATCCTTTAGGAGACACCATTAAAGCGGCACTGCCCGCCGGTCTGGATTGCATGGATGTCTCCTGTGCCTTTGTCACGGTTAAGGGCGCACAAGCCCTTGAAGCCGCGGGCTTGCCCCATGATGAGGCCCGGGTTCTGGATTTGGCCGCTGCAAAGGACGGGGTCTCTTTAAAATCCCTTGCCCGCCGGGACCCTTCCGGGGCAGCTGCTTTGCGTCGGCTTGAAAAAAAAGACCTGGTGCGGATTTCCGCCGTGCTTCAAAAGGAAACTGCCGGGATTAAAATGGAAAAATTTATTTCCCTGCCCGGGCAAACGCCAACCCAGAAGATTCGGATGTCAGCCAAACGTCAAAAGATTCTTTCCATTGTCCGGGAGGCAGGGGAGATTTCTTTGACCAGTCTTAAGCGGCATGTGCCCACGGCACCAAATTTGATTAAACCCCTGGCCCAGGCCGGGTGGCTGAACGTGGTTAGCCGCCGGGTATTCAGAGACCCTTTAGGGGAGCCGGTAACACCGGACACCCCGCCTGAACTTACCGATGAACAGGCAGCAGTTGTAAAAGAGATCCAAGGGCGTGCAGACGTGTTTTCCCCCTGTCTACTGGTGGGCGTGACCGGATCCGGCAAAACCGAAGTGTATATGCGCCTGGTGGCGGATGCCGTGGAGAAGGGCAGAGGAGCTATTGTTCTGGTGCCGGAAATTGCCCTGATTTCCCAGACCGAGCGGCGTTTTAGAGCAAGGTTTGGTGAGAAAATTGCGGTAATCCACTCCATGCTTTCCCAGGGAGAGCGCCTGGATCAGTGGCGAAAAATAAGCCTTGGCAAGGTCAATATCGTCATTGGTGCCCGATCTGCGATTTTTGCGCCGATCCGGGACATCGGCATTATTATTGTGGATGAGGAACATGACTATTCATATAAACAGGAATCTGGTCTGCGCTATAATGCCCGGGATCTTGCCGTGGTCCGGGCGAAAATGCACAACTGCCCTGTGGTGTTGGGTTCGGCCACGCCTTCGGTGCAGTCCTGCCGGAATGTGGTGTCGGAAAAATTTTTTCAACTGGAATTGACCCGGCGGGTGAACAACCAGACATTGCCTGAAATCACCCTGGTGGATATGAAAAAGTATCAGGGAACCTGGGGGACAGACAGTATCATTACCCCCGAGCTTGGCCGTGCCATCCGTTCCTGCCTTGAAAAGGGAAATCAGGCCTTGATTTTTTTAAACCGCCGGGGGTTTTCAACTTTTCCCGTATGTGCCTCCTGCGGCAAGACCCTGGGCTGCCCCCATTGTGATGTGACCATGACCTTTCACAAGGGCGAGGATCATTATAAGTGCCATTTGTGCGGTCACATTTTAACATCTGACATTCAATGTCCTGACTGTGGCACCGGTAAAATCAGGAATTTGGGGTTTGGCACGGAGAAAATTGAATCCATGCTGAAATCCATGTTTCCCGATGCCCGGGTGGCCCGGATGGACCAGGATTCCACGGCCAGAAAGGGCAGCACCCTGGCGATTTTGCGTCAGATTCGCAACCGTACCGTGGATATTATTGTGGGCACCCAGATGTTGGCCAAGGGGCACGATTTTCCGGCCATTACCCTGGTGGGCGTAATTTGTGCGGATTTAAGCTTAAGTCTGCCCGATTTCAGGGCAAGTGAACGCACGTTTCAGTTGCTGGCCCAGGTGGCGGGCCGGGCCGGCCGGGGAGAGGAACCTGGCCGGGTAATCATGCAGACCTTTAACCCGGATCATTTCACCATTAAAGCCGCCCGCAATCAGGATTACCTTGAATTTTTCAATCAAGAAACCCCCTTTAGAAAGGCGTTGATGTATCCGCCGTTTTCCCGGATGATCCAGCTCAAGATTTCAGGAAAAAATGCAGATAAGACAAGGGAACATGCCCGGCTTGTCGCAGATCTCCTTGAACGGTTTAATACCCGGGAACCCCAAGCCCAGATTCTAGGACCCATTGAAGCGGCCATCCAGAAAATTTCGTCCCGGTACAGATGGCAAATTCTTATTAAATGTGTTTCATCGATTAATATCAGCCGGATGGTGTCTGCCATCGTCCGGGACCCGGCCATCCGGAAAGTGAAATCCGTCTCTGTTGTTGTAGATGTGGATCCTTATTCCCTGCTTTAGGAATAGGTCCGCAATAATTTAATCCGGGAGCGCGGGCGTCTCGCCCGCATGTCCGTAAATATTGTAAAGATGCAGGCGGGACGCCCGCGCTCCCGGGTATAGCAAAATGGGCAAGTTTAGGATGGTGGCCCTGTACTCCGATGAATGTCAAGTTTTCGCATGCGCGAGGCAAAGGTTGAGCGATTGATGCCCGACGCCTTTGCCGCCCAAGTGATATTCCAGTTAAATTTTTCCATGAGTGCCTTGACATAGGCCTTTTCAAGATCCGGCCAGGTCATGGCCGAAATATCCAACAGGTGTTGGGCCTCATTTGTTTGGAGATCTAAATCCATTGGATGTATGTTTTTTGTGCTCTCATTTGGATTGGCTTTAAGGATATGTTCGGGTAAATCCCCCGGTCTTATCACCTCGTCTTGGGCTGTAACCATTAAATACCGGATAAGATTTTCCAGTTCCCGGATATTCCCCGGCCATGCATACGCGACCAGATGGTGTATGACTTCAGGGGATATTTTTTTTTCGGAAATTTTTGCCTTTTTGCTTTCGGTGCTTAGAAAATACCGGGCCAGCAACGGAATATCTTCCTTTCGTTCCCGCAATGGCGGCAGGTGAATCGGCAGTATGGACAAGCGGTAATAGCAAGGTCCTGCCTGAATTGGTTCTCCCGGATCATTCCAACAAGGTCCTTATTTGTGGCTGCAATGATTCTGACATTAATAAATTGGACCCGGCTGGACCCCAATGGTTTGATCTCATTTTTCTGCAGCACCCGCAAAAGCCCGGCCTGGGTGCCCATGGGCATATCCCCGATTTCATCCAGGAACACTGTACCGCCGTCAGCAGCTTCAAACAATCCGGCCCGGTCCCGGGCTGCACCGGTAAATGCGCCTTTTTTATATCCGAACAATTCGCTTTCCAGAAGGGTTTCAGGAATGGCAGAGCAGTTCTGGGCCAGGAAGGGATAATCCACTCTGGCGCTGTCCCTGTGCAGGCGTTCTGCCACAAGTTCCTTGCCGGTGCCGCTTTCGCCTGTTATCAGCACATTGAAGTCGGTGTCTGCATAGCTTTTGACAAGCTCCATGCTTGTGTGGAAAGCTTTGCTCTGGCCGATAATGGTATTTTCCTTTTCAATTCTGGACAGGGTCGATGAAAGCCTGCGATTTTTTTTCTGTTCCCTGGCATAACTTAGGGCGTTGCCCAGGGCTATGGAACAGATTTCAACCAGGTTTTGAACATGGGAAAGGTATGAAGAATCCAGATTGAGATGAATGCCGTCAGGGTGGGTGTCAATGATCTGTACCGCCCCAAAGACCTGTCCGTCTACCAGTAAGGGAAAACACAGGATCTGGCTGCTCTTTATGGCGAAATGCGCTTCCACCTCGCGGTTGTGACGGTGGTCGGAGCCTGCTTTGGCGATGGTCATCTTACCGTTTTCAATTACCCAGCCCACAATGGAGGGTGAGTCTGCATCCAGGGTAATCCCCACAATATTTTCGCTGTCAGTACCGGCGGCCTCAACACAGACATAGGTCCTGCCCCGTTTGATCCAGATTGATCCACGCCTGACATTCTGGATTTTCAGCAGGGCATTAAGAAATTTTTTTTGAAGAATGTTCGGGTCCAGTTCCTTGAACAGGTCATACTTCTCCTGGGATGATTTATTTTTTGTATTGTCCATAAAAACAGTATCCTGTTATTAATTAATGGTGCCGATATTCAGGCGGATCGTTGACCCGCAGAGAACGACAAGACTAGCAGACGGTACTTGTTTGGACACAAAACTCCCGCTCATCTGTAAATTCACAATACCATTGAACCTGTATTGTTTCAATCGCGCCAACGCCGCCCCTTGATCCTTGTGGTAAAAACTCTGGGAATGGGACACGATGCTTGAACTACGGATGCAGGAATTTTATAAAAGAGGAGTTGTTTCACCTCCCCAGGGCTCATGTTTAAACATGAGCCCTGGGTTGCAACGAAAAATGGGGATAGAAATGATTGTAAAATAAGTCTTATGCAATTTTATCAGGCTTGCACAACCGTTTGGGTTTATTTGATAATCGTTTGCATTTTTGGCATGAATACATCAATTCTTTCATTACAGGTTTACAAACCATCTTGGCTTCGGTTGATGATGCACCACAATTTTTACAGACAAATGCTCTCGATGCATCAGATGATTTTCGCAAATGCTCTTTTTTCTTTTTACACGCCTTACAGGCCTTAAGTTTTTTTCCCATGCCGCATCCCTCCTTTATAAGTGAAATGCTTGATTAATAACCTAAAAATAATACGGATTTCTTAAAGGTCAATTCATATCTGAATTGGTCACCCGGTGGGTGACCAATTGGGTCAAGCCGGTCCGGACAGCCCTGGTAAAGGGCCCTGAAATATTATCACTCGATGATCAAGTTTTTGTTAATTTGCCCAACTTCGGCGTTGGAAAAAATTTTTAATCCTCAAAATATGTTGTATATTCCTCCGGTTAAAAATTGTTTCCGCCTTGAATTTGAACAAATTCCCTAAAAACTTGATGATCGAGTATCAACATTGTGATTTTTTATTCATTCCCTGGAAAATATCCAGTTTTCTGATGTTGAAAGCTCCGGGTTGAATGCATATCCATTGCAGGTAAACTCTTTCAATGATTCTGGTTTAATGATCTTTTCCCGGATGATGAAATCAGCCAAAAGTCCCCGGGCCCTTTTGGCATGTATGGCAATAACCTTAAAACCGGTTTCTTTTTTTTCTTTGAACTGGATGGTGATACGCGCTGCGTTCAGGCTTTTGCGTTTAAGTGCCTTAACGTATTCATTAGACGCCAGGTTGACAAGGACAGGAGCGCCGTCTGATTCTTCCAGCTCAGTGTTGAGTCTTTGGGTAATCCGGTCTGTCCAGAATTCATATAAATTTTTCCCCCAGGGGCCTGAAAGCCGGGTGGCGATTTCCAGGCGGTGGGGTTCAATGAGGTCCAGGGGGCGTAGAAGGCCGTAAAGACCGGATAATATCCGTATATGCTTCTGGGCAAAATTAAAATCCTGATCTTCGTAACGGTCAACGTCCAGTTCCTGAAACGCATCTCCTTTGTATACCAGAAGCGCCTGGCGGGCAACGTCATTCACCGTGCTTCCGGAAAAGGCCTGGAACCTTTTGTGGGTCAAAGCTGCCAGCCTGGGGCTGATTTTCATTAATTCTTCCAGGTCTGCCGGCGATAGTTCTTTCAGCCGGGATGAAAGCTCCCGGGCTTCGGAGATGAAATGGGGATGGGTTTGAAGAACGCAGGATCTGCAATTAAGATCCATGGTCTTAGACGGGGACATAATGCTGAGCATGATTGTTTATCCTTTGACTCGATGATCAAGTTTGAGCTTTACCTGAAACGTTAATATTTTTTAAATCATTCATAATTTTTTCATTGACTTGAATATCTTTCGATAATATAGAAGCGGTAAATTTTTGGATAATAGTTGATACGGATGCTGATGCTCTCATATTGAAACTGATTTTGCTTCTCTATATTATCCGGCCCGCCTGTCTGTCCCCCAAGGGATTGACAGGCGGACTTTTTTTTACTCGATGATCCGGTTTTAGAGCCTGTTAAAGCGCACTTTGCCGTCTACCATCACCCAGAAGACATCCGAAGCCCTTGCGGCGTACACCAGACCTGAGTAGGGGTCATGCATGGGCGTCATGTGAAGACCGGTTGTGTCCACCACAATGATGTCCGCAGCCTTTCCCGGGCCTATGGAGCCCGTGACATCACCCAGCCCCAGGGCTTTTGCCCCGTCAATGGTGGCCATTTTCAGGCAGGTTCGGGCATCCATGACGCAGGGGTCCAGGCGCACCGCCTTATGCAGTTTGGCCGCCGTGTCCATTTCAGAAAACATATCCTGGTCATTGTTGGACGCGCATCCGTCCGTGCCAAGGCCCACGGTCAGACCGGCTGCCACCATGTCGGGCACCGGTGCCACCCCGGATGCCAGTTTCATATTGGATTCCGGGCAATGGATTACCCCGCATCCACGTTTGGCAATAATTCCAATGTCGTTTTCATCCAGCCATACGCAGTGGATTAAAAGGGTTTCCGGGTCAAGGATGCCCAGGCTGTCCAGATAGGCGATCACGGACAGGCCTGTATTTTCTTTGATCATACCCGGCTCGGCCCGGGTTTCTGCCGTATGGATCTGGAACAGGACCCCCTTGTCCCGGGCAAGGTTTTTTCCCGCCACAAGGGTCTGTTTTGAACACGTGTAGGGTGAATGACAGAAAATAGATGGGGATATTCTTGGAGACAGGTTGCCGGTTTTTTCGATAAAGTCTTTGGCATGACCAATATTGTTGGACGGATCAGGGACACCCGGGGCGGGGAAGTCAATCACACCCTGGCCGGCCACGGCCCGGATACCGCTGTCTGCCATGGCCTTTGCCGCATGGCTTTCCAGGAAATAGCCGTCGCAGCATGTGGTGATGCCGCCGGCCAGCATCTCCCGGCAGGAGTGGGCCGTCCATTGCGCCACGGATTCCGGGTTTATGTTCCGTGCCTCGGCAGGGAAAATATGTTCATTGAGCCATACATCCAGGGGCAGGTCATCGGCCAGCCCCCGGAACATGGACATGGGGGTATGGGTGTGCCCGTTCACAAGTCCGGGCATAATAATTCCGCCGCAGGCGTCAATCTGTATTGCACCGTTTTGGGCCAGATCTCTTACCTGTCCGGGGACTGCGGGCCCGCAATCCGCAATTTTGCCCTGTTTAATATGGACGAACCCGTTTTCAATCACGGGGAGGCCATCTTCCATGGTTAAAAGGATGCCGTTATGTATAAAAAAGTCGTTTTTCATGATGTTTATCTGTTGTTTTTATTGTAATTCAATGGGTTACGAAGATCCTGCAGCCCGCCGTATTCAACACAGGCCGATTTATTTCATATTATCTTATTATCTTCATAATTTCTTCATAGTTTTTGTTTTAGACTCTAATTAAAAAAATGCGAAAAATTTATGGACATATGAAATAACTATACATTAATGGATTAGGATTAAATTTTAAAATGCTTTTGAATATTGAAAAATACAGAATTTTGATCTCCCGAATAGTGGCTGTTTTTGTTTTATTTTTTATTCTTACCACTAAAAGCCAGTGGGAAATAAACAATGAAATGTTCAGTTTTGTTTTGTTATTTATCGGCATCGTCCTGGTTGGCATCGCTTCATTGGGCCGCATGTGGTGTTCACTTTATATAGCCGGATACAAGGATAAACAATTGATTACCAAAGGGCCCTATTCTATATGTAGAAACCCGCTCTACTTTTTCAGTATGGTCGGTGTCTTAGGGATTGGTTTCTGCACCGAAACACTGATTTTTCCCACGCTCTTTATTCTTTTATTTTCATGCTATTATCCTTTTGTAATAAAAAGTGAAGAAAATAGACTTCGAGCGCTTTTCGGCGATGTGTTTGAAAAATATACCCGCAATGTCCCCGCATTTTTTCCGGACATTTCAATAT comes from uncultured Desulfobacter sp. and encodes:
- a CDS encoding sigma-54-dependent Fis family transcriptional regulator, which codes for MDNTKNKSSQEKYDLFKELDPNILQKKFLNALLKIQNVRRGSIWIKRGRTYVCVEAAGTDSENIVGITLDADSPSIVGWVIENGKMTIAKAGSDHRHNREVEAHFAIKSSQILCFPLLVDGQVFGAVQIIDTHPDGIHLNLDSSYLSHVQNLVEICSIALGNALSYAREQKKNRRLSSTLSRIEKENTIIGQSKAFHTSMELVKSYADTDFNVLITGESGTGKELVAERLHRDSARVDYPFLAQNCSAIPETLLESELFGYKKGAFTGAARDRAGLFEAADGGTVFLDEIGDMPMGTQAGLLRVLQKNEIKPLGSSRVQFINVRIIAATNKDLVGMIRENQFRQDLAITACPYCRFTCRHCGNERKIFRCWPGIF
- the yaaA gene encoding peroxide stress protein YaaA, which gives rise to MLSIMSPSKTMDLNCRSCVLQTHPHFISEARELSSRLKELSPADLEELMKISPRLAALTHKRFQAFSGSTVNDVARQALLVYKGDAFQELDVDRYEDQDFNFAQKHIRILSGLYGLLRPLDLIEPHRLEIATRLSGPWGKNLYEFWTDRITQRLNTELEESDGAPVLVNLASNEYVKALKRKSLNAARITIQFKEKKETGFKVIAIHAKRARGLLADFIIREKIIKPESLKEFTCNGYAFNPELSTSENWIFSRE
- a CDS encoding amidohydrolase, whose translation is MKNDFFIHNGILLTMEDGLPVIENGFVHIKQGKIADCGPAVPGQVRDLAQNGAIQIDACGGIIMPGLVNGHTHTPMSMFRGLADDLPLDVWLNEHIFPAEARNINPESVAQWTAHSCREMLAGGITTCCDGYFLESHAAKAMADSGIRAVAGQGVIDFPAPGVPDPSNNIGHAKDFIEKTGNLSPRISPSIFCHSPYTCSKQTLVAGKNLARDKGVLFQIHTAETRAEPGMIKENTGLSVIAYLDSLGILDPETLLIHCVWLDENDIGIIAKRGCGVIHCPESNMKLASGVAPVPDMVAAGLTVGLGTDGCASNNDQDMFSEMDTAAKLHKAVRLDPCVMDARTCLKMATIDGAKALGLGDVTGSIGPGKAADIIVVDTTGLHMTPMHDPYSGLVYAARASDVFWVMVDGKVRFNRL
- a CDS encoding isoprenylcysteine carboxylmethyltransferase family protein; the protein is MLLNIEKYRILISRIVAVFVLFFILTTKSQWEINNEMFSFVLLFIGIVLVGIASLGRMWCSLYIAGYKDKQLITKGPYSICRNPLYFFSMVGVLGIGFCTETLIFPTLFILLFSCYYPFVIKSEENRLRALFGDVFEKYTRNVPAFFPDISIFEEPETYKVKPGVYRIHIFSALWFVWSVGILEVIEGFRKTGLIDALWTIY